The Amycolatopsis sp. DG1A-15b genome window below encodes:
- a CDS encoding discoidin domain-containing protein — MRSTTFSPVHRLLVIATTFVTAVTTAAVVGSAPAQAAACGTTNLAQGRPATASSTENGGTPASAAVDGNTGTRWSSAFGDPQWLQVDLGSAQQLCDVVLSWEAAYAKAFSVQLSADASSWTTAYSTTTGAGGTQTVPLTGTARYLRITGTQRATQYGYSLWEVAAHGTGGGTTIPPTDPRNPGFGPNVSVFDPSTPAATIQNRLTQIADQQHTNQFGTERYAVLFKPGSYNADVNLGFYEQVAGLGLSPDDVNLDGHVRVEADWLQQGDNPANKGNATQNFWRSAENLSVTLPAGQVERWAVAQAAPYRRMHLRGSQIQLWNGGDGWASGGLIADSKIDGVAVSGSQQQFLTRNSELGGWQGGVWNMVFVGSTGTPPASFPNPPETVVGQTPVIREKPFLYVDGSGSYNVFVPALRQNSSGTSWGHGAPAGQAISLSEFYVAHPSDSAATLNAALAAGKNLLVTPGVYHLDQALNVTRPDTVVLGLGLATLTPTNGNAAITTSDVDGVKIAGLLIDAGAVNSPVLVQVGQPGSNAGHAADPTSLHDVFFRIGGAAVGKATQTLVVNSSNVIGDHMWLWRGDHSYGVGWNVNTAANGLVVNGANVTMYGLFVEHYQQYEVLWNGNGGRTYFFQNEMPYDPPDQASWSSGGGRQGWAAYKVADSVTSHEGWGLGSYCFFNTNPSMVASHSFEVPNNSGVRFHNLVSVSLGGVGTIAHVINDTGDAANTGHQVSPLVSYP, encoded by the coding sequence ATGAGATCAACGACGTTCTCCCCCGTACACCGCCTCCTCGTCATCGCCACCACCTTCGTCACCGCGGTCACCACCGCGGCGGTGGTCGGCTCCGCACCGGCCCAGGCCGCCGCGTGCGGCACCACGAACCTCGCGCAGGGCCGCCCCGCGACCGCGTCGTCCACCGAGAACGGCGGGACACCCGCGTCCGCCGCGGTCGACGGCAACACCGGCACGCGCTGGTCCAGCGCGTTCGGCGACCCGCAGTGGCTGCAGGTCGACCTGGGCTCCGCGCAGCAGCTCTGCGACGTGGTGCTCAGCTGGGAAGCCGCCTACGCCAAAGCGTTCAGCGTCCAGCTCTCCGCCGACGCGAGCAGCTGGACCACGGCGTACTCGACCACCACCGGCGCCGGCGGCACGCAGACCGTGCCCCTCACCGGCACCGCGCGGTACCTCCGGATCACCGGCACCCAGCGCGCCACGCAGTACGGCTATTCGCTGTGGGAGGTCGCCGCCCACGGCACCGGCGGCGGGACGACCATCCCGCCGACCGACCCGCGCAACCCGGGCTTCGGGCCGAACGTGTCGGTGTTCGACCCCTCGACCCCGGCCGCGACGATCCAGAACCGGCTGACGCAGATCGCGGACCAGCAGCACACCAACCAGTTCGGCACCGAGCGCTACGCCGTGCTGTTCAAGCCCGGCAGCTACAACGCCGACGTCAACCTCGGCTTCTACGAGCAGGTGGCGGGCCTCGGGCTCTCCCCCGACGACGTCAACCTCGACGGCCACGTCCGCGTCGAAGCGGATTGGCTGCAGCAAGGCGACAACCCGGCCAACAAGGGCAACGCGACGCAGAACTTCTGGCGGTCGGCCGAAAACCTCTCGGTGACCTTGCCCGCGGGCCAGGTCGAACGCTGGGCCGTCGCGCAGGCCGCGCCCTACCGCCGGATGCACCTGCGGGGCAGCCAGATCCAGCTGTGGAACGGCGGTGACGGCTGGGCCAGCGGCGGCCTGATCGCCGACAGCAAGATCGACGGAGTCGCCGTTTCCGGTTCGCAGCAGCAGTTCCTCACCCGCAACAGCGAGCTCGGCGGCTGGCAGGGCGGCGTCTGGAACATGGTGTTCGTCGGCTCGACCGGCACGCCGCCGGCGTCGTTCCCGAACCCGCCGGAGACGGTCGTCGGCCAGACCCCGGTGATCCGCGAGAAGCCGTTCCTCTACGTCGACGGCTCGGGCAGCTACAACGTCTTCGTCCCGGCGCTGCGGCAGAACTCGTCCGGCACCAGCTGGGGCCACGGCGCGCCCGCCGGACAGGCGATCTCGCTCAGCGAGTTCTACGTCGCGCATCCGTCGGACTCGGCGGCAACGCTCAACGCGGCCCTGGCCGCGGGCAAGAACCTGCTCGTGACGCCGGGCGTCTACCACCTCGACCAGGCGCTGAACGTCACGCGTCCGGACACCGTGGTGCTCGGCCTCGGTCTCGCGACGCTGACACCGACGAACGGCAACGCCGCGATCACGACGTCCGACGTGGACGGCGTGAAGATCGCCGGGCTGCTGATCGACGCGGGCGCGGTGAACTCGCCGGTGCTCGTGCAGGTCGGCCAGCCCGGCTCGAACGCCGGCCACGCGGCCGACCCGACGTCGCTGCACGACGTGTTCTTCCGGATCGGCGGCGCGGCCGTCGGGAAGGCCACGCAGACCCTCGTGGTCAATTCGAGCAACGTCATCGGCGATCACATGTGGCTCTGGCGCGGCGACCACTCGTACGGCGTCGGGTGGAACGTCAACACCGCGGCGAACGGTCTCGTCGTCAACGGCGCGAACGTGACGATGTACGGCCTGTTCGTCGAGCACTACCAGCAGTACGAGGTGCTCTGGAACGGCAACGGCGGGCGGACGTACTTCTTCCAGAACGAAATGCCGTACGACCCGCCGGACCAGGCGTCCTGGTCCAGCGGCGGCGGCCGGCAGGGCTGGGCGGCGTACAAGGTGGCCGACTCGGTGACCAGCCACGAAGGCTGGGGCCTGGGCAGCTACTGCTTCTTCAACACGAATCCGTCCATGGTGGCCAGTCACTCGTTCGAAGTGCCGAACAACAGCGGCGTCCGGTTCCACAACCTGGTGTCGGTGTCACTCGGCGGTGTGGGCACGATCGCCCACGTCATCAACGACACGGGTGACGCCGCGAACACCGGGCACCAGGTGAGCCCGCTCGTCTCCTACCCGTAA
- a CDS encoding FAD-dependent monooxygenase gives MTVAVLGSGPVGQTAALLLARRGVPVVLVDEHEGRDPVGSKAICHQRDTLDVWAWLGAGCLAEEGLTWTTARTFHRDRELFSHRLPDAGSALPPFVNLSQARVEAVLDELIARQPLIDVRRGHRVTGLTQPGCVEIRCETKAGPRRIEADYAIACTGAHGDAVRRALGQHLGGVSFRDLFLICDIRADLPGWAAERRFWFDPPWNPGRQVLIHPCPGSEFRIDWQVPEDYDLAAEESGGALDHRIRAIIGDRRYEVIWRSVYRFHTRLVDRMRAGRVLLAGDCAHLVAPFGARGLNSGVADAENAAWKLAAVLRGDAGEELLESYHTERHAAAVENAAVTTATMDFLVPQDDERRRRRLDVLTRAAHDAAACEQVDSGRLAEPFWYADSPLTTPDPERPCAGRPPRGALPPPGPGVLLPDVTVASGRLRDLARPGFLALTTPGVRVPGLRSVAIPVGGVLGARPGEAWLVRPDAYVAAVLRVGDERAHLVPGVRGVTRVVDDVGDRAHTAE, from the coding sequence ATGACGGTCGCCGTCCTCGGCAGCGGCCCGGTCGGCCAGACGGCCGCGCTGCTGCTCGCGCGCCGGGGCGTGCCGGTCGTGCTCGTCGACGAGCACGAGGGGCGCGATCCCGTGGGTTCCAAGGCCATCTGCCACCAGCGGGACACCTTGGACGTCTGGGCGTGGCTCGGCGCCGGGTGCCTCGCCGAGGAGGGCCTCACCTGGACGACCGCGCGGACCTTCCACCGCGACCGGGAGCTGTTCTCCCACCGGCTGCCGGACGCCGGCTCCGCGCTCCCGCCGTTCGTCAACCTGTCGCAGGCCCGCGTCGAGGCGGTCCTGGACGAGCTGATCGCGCGGCAGCCGCTGATCGACGTCCGCCGCGGTCACCGCGTCACCGGCCTGACCCAGCCGGGCTGCGTCGAAATCCGGTGCGAGACGAAAGCCGGGCCGCGCCGGATCGAGGCCGACTACGCGATCGCCTGCACCGGGGCCCACGGCGACGCGGTGCGCCGGGCGCTCGGGCAGCACCTCGGCGGGGTGTCGTTCCGCGACCTGTTCCTGATCTGCGACATCCGCGCGGACCTGCCGGGCTGGGCGGCCGAACGGCGGTTCTGGTTCGACCCGCCGTGGAACCCGGGCCGTCAGGTGCTCATCCACCCGTGCCCGGGCTCGGAATTCCGCATCGACTGGCAGGTCCCCGAGGACTACGACCTCGCCGCCGAAGAGTCGGGCGGGGCCCTCGACCACCGGATCCGCGCGATCATCGGCGACCGGCGCTACGAGGTGATCTGGCGCTCGGTGTACCGCTTCCACACGCGGCTCGTCGACCGCATGCGCGCCGGCCGCGTGCTGCTGGCCGGGGACTGCGCGCACCTCGTCGCGCCGTTCGGGGCGCGCGGGCTCAACTCCGGCGTGGCCGACGCGGAGAACGCGGCCTGGAAGCTGGCGGCCGTCCTGCGCGGCGACGCGGGGGAGGAGCTGCTGGAGAGCTACCACACCGAGCGGCACGCGGCGGCGGTGGAGAACGCGGCCGTCACCACCGCGACGATGGACTTCCTGGTGCCCCAGGACGACGAGCGGCGCCGTCGCCGGCTCGACGTCCTCACGCGGGCGGCGCACGACGCGGCCGCCTGCGAGCAGGTCGACTCGGGCCGGCTGGCCGAACCGTTCTGGTACGCGGACTCGCCGCTGACCACACCGGATCCGGAACGGCCGTGCGCGGGACGGCCGCCCCGGGGTGCGTTGCCGCCGCCGGGACCGGGCGTGCTGCTCCCGGACGTCACCGTCGCGAGTGGACGGTTGCGCGACCTGGCCCGGCCGGGGTTCCTCGCCCTGACGACGCCCGGGGTGCGGGTGCCGGGGCTGCGGTCGGTGGCGATCCCGGTGGGCGGGGTGCTGGGTGCGCGTCCGGGCGAAGCCTGGCTGGTCCGCCCGGACGCGTACGTCGCCGCGGTGTTACGGGTAGGAGACGAGCGGGCTCACCTGGTGCCCGGTGTTCGCGGCGTCACCCGTGTCGTTGATGACGTGGGCGATCGTGCCCACACCGCCGAGTGA
- a CDS encoding MBL fold metallo-hydrolase, giving the protein MTKKAFASSADLAEKAQTLENLADGVWALTAEGDPNIGAIEGEDFLVCFEALATPVAAADWLAKLREHTDKPVRYLVLSHYHAVRVLGASAFDADVIVAHENTRALVAERGKEDWESEFGRMPRLAKGAESVPGLTWPTLTFSDRLTIDLGGDRGDLVLQYCGRGHTEGDIVAWLPRQKILYAGDLVEAEAALYTGDAFHREWASSTLDRVAAFGAETLIGGRGGVSRGADAVGAAIAQTRHFLDTMLREVGAVRDAGGTLKEAFERTHAALNDQYGHWPIFEHCLPFDVSRLWDELSGIERPVVWTAERDREVWDQLQG; this is encoded by the coding sequence GTGACGAAGAAAGCCTTCGCGTCTTCGGCCGACCTGGCGGAGAAGGCGCAGACCCTCGAGAACCTGGCGGACGGGGTCTGGGCGCTGACCGCCGAGGGCGACCCGAACATCGGCGCGATCGAAGGCGAGGACTTCCTCGTCTGCTTCGAGGCACTGGCCACGCCCGTCGCGGCCGCCGACTGGCTCGCGAAACTGCGGGAGCACACGGACAAACCCGTGCGGTACCTGGTGCTGAGCCACTACCACGCCGTGCGCGTGCTGGGCGCGTCCGCCTTCGACGCCGACGTGATCGTCGCGCACGAGAACACCCGTGCCCTGGTCGCCGAGCGCGGCAAGGAGGACTGGGAGAGCGAGTTCGGCCGGATGCCACGGCTGGCGAAGGGCGCGGAGTCGGTGCCCGGGCTGACTTGGCCGACGCTGACCTTCTCCGACCGGCTCACGATCGACCTCGGCGGCGACCGCGGCGACCTCGTCCTGCAGTACTGCGGGCGCGGCCACACCGAAGGCGACATCGTCGCCTGGCTGCCGCGGCAGAAGATCCTCTACGCCGGCGACCTCGTGGAAGCGGAAGCCGCGCTCTACACCGGCGACGCCTTCCACCGCGAGTGGGCGTCGTCCACTTTGGACCGGGTGGCCGCCTTCGGGGCCGAGACCCTGATCGGCGGCCGCGGCGGCGTGAGCCGCGGGGCCGATGCGGTCGGCGCCGCCATCGCGCAGACGCGGCACTTCCTGGACACGATGCTCCGCGAGGTCGGCGCCGTCCGCGACGCCGGTGGCACGCTCAAGGAGGCCTTCGAGCGCACGCACGCGGCCTTGAACGACCAGTACGGGCACTGGCCGATTTTCGAACACTGCCTGCCTTTCGACGTCTCGCGGCTGTGGGACGAGCTGTCCGGCATCGAGCGGCCGGTGGTGTGGACGGCCGAACGCGACCGCGAAGTCTGGGACCAGCTCCAAGGATGA
- a CDS encoding MarR family transcriptional regulator, which produces MTDRPADLDYLSFVDYAIGKTQAELPATDPVAMRLGLTLHRLAGALVYDWESTVHRPRGWSWAGFRVLFVLWLAGPLESRHVARLAGMSRAAVSALVKTLERDGLATRTAVPHDRRAVQLALTEAGHTAVTDAYQEHNEREQAWVASLTPSERATLIGLLEKLTTSPAAAAAQRLT; this is translated from the coding sequence ATGACCGACCGACCGGCCGACCTCGACTACCTCTCGTTCGTCGACTACGCGATCGGGAAGACGCAGGCCGAGCTGCCCGCGACCGACCCGGTGGCGATGCGCCTCGGCCTCACGCTGCACCGGCTGGCCGGCGCCCTCGTCTACGACTGGGAGTCGACGGTCCACCGCCCGCGCGGCTGGAGCTGGGCCGGCTTCCGGGTGCTGTTCGTCCTCTGGCTGGCCGGCCCGCTGGAGTCCCGCCACGTGGCCCGGCTCGCCGGGATGAGCCGCGCGGCGGTGTCGGCGCTGGTCAAGACCCTGGAGCGGGACGGCCTGGCGACCCGCACCGCGGTCCCCCACGACCGCCGGGCGGTGCAGCTGGCGCTCACCGAAGCGGGCCACACCGCGGTGACCGACGCCTACCAGGAGCACAACGAGCGCGAGCAGGCCTGGGTGGCGTCACTGACCCCGTCGGAACGGGCCACCCTGATCGGCCTCCTGGAGAAGCTCACCACGAGCCCCGCGGCCGCGGCGGCCCAGCGCCTGACCTGA
- the ribA gene encoding GTP cyclohydrolase II has product MTAEVRTRVRIPLRLDGGVAVDAEAVTFRGLADGGEHLAFVLGTPGEVPLVRPHSECLTGDVFGSARCDCGPQLAEAVARIAETGGFLLYLRQEGRGIGLYNKLDAYALQDGGLDTYAANAALGLPEDARDYTVAAQMLGALGVDRVDLLSNNPDKAEQLRAAGIAVRDRVPTGVFATENNVRYLRAKAEQTGHTLSLPGLAS; this is encoded by the coding sequence ATGACGGCCGAGGTGCGGACGCGGGTGCGGATCCCGCTGCGGCTCGACGGCGGCGTCGCGGTGGACGCCGAAGCCGTCACCTTCCGCGGCCTGGCCGATGGCGGTGAGCACCTGGCGTTCGTCCTGGGCACGCCCGGTGAGGTGCCGCTGGTGCGGCCGCACTCGGAATGCCTGACCGGCGACGTCTTCGGGTCGGCGCGCTGCGACTGCGGCCCGCAGCTGGCCGAGGCGGTCGCGCGGATCGCCGAGACGGGCGGGTTCCTGCTGTACCTGCGCCAGGAGGGCCGGGGCATCGGGCTGTACAACAAGCTCGACGCGTACGCCCTGCAGGACGGCGGCCTCGACACCTACGCCGCGAACGCCGCGCTCGGCCTGCCCGAGGACGCCCGCGACTACACGGTCGCCGCGCAGATGCTCGGTGCGCTCGGGGTGGACCGGGTCGACCTGCTGTCGAACAACCCGGACAAGGCGGAGCAGCTGCGGGCGGCCGGGATCGCGGTGCGCGACCGGGTCCCGACGGGGGTGTTCGCGACCGAGAACAACGTCCGGTACCTGCGCGCGAAGGCCGAGCAGACCGGGCACACGCTCAGCCTCCCCGGCCTGGCCAGCTGA
- a CDS encoding LysE family translocator, with translation MIPGATAASFLLVVVLGAMSPGPDFVVVTRSALAGGRRAGIAAGTGIALGVFAWVVAIALGVAAVLTASAVAFTVVKLAGAAYLVVLGVKAWLAVRRGEYRDLPRTTGGPRLEAGAAFRQGLVTNLLNPKVAVYFLALLPQFLPADGSTLQTLELAAIATAGTVLWFVTLAVVVGALKRFFSAGRVRRGLDAVLGTVLVALGLKVAAETA, from the coding sequence ATGATCCCCGGTGCCACCGCCGCCTCCTTCCTGCTGGTCGTCGTGCTCGGGGCGATGTCGCCCGGGCCCGACTTCGTCGTCGTGACGCGCTCGGCGCTCGCCGGCGGGCGACGGGCCGGGATCGCCGCGGGCACCGGGATCGCGCTCGGTGTCTTCGCCTGGGTGGTCGCGATCGCCCTGGGGGTCGCCGCCGTGCTCACCGCGTCGGCGGTCGCCTTCACCGTGGTCAAGCTGGCCGGTGCGGCCTACCTGGTGGTCCTCGGTGTCAAGGCGTGGCTGGCCGTGCGCCGCGGCGAGTACCGGGACCTTCCCCGGACCACCGGGGGCCCGCGACTCGAGGCCGGGGCCGCCTTCCGCCAGGGCCTGGTGACGAACCTGCTGAACCCCAAGGTCGCCGTGTACTTCCTGGCCCTGCTCCCCCAGTTCCTGCCCGCCGACGGCTCCACCCTGCAGACGCTCGAACTGGCCGCGATCGCCACCGCCGGCACGGTCCTGTGGTTCGTCACCCTCGCCGTGGTCGTCGGGGCGCTGAAGCGGTTCTTCAGCGCCGGCCGCGTCCGCCGGGGTCTCGACGCGGTCCTGGGCACCGTGCTCGTCGCCCTCGGGCTGAAGGTCGCCGCCGAGACGGCGTGA
- a CDS encoding cobalamin-independent methionine synthase II family protein produces MTLPTEPIGSIPRPASLLEGLGEFAAGRIDAAALAELESRALADTIRRFEETGSPVLTDGEQGKPSFATYPLAGLEALAPDGVVIPFADGHTRQLPRLTAGPFRYATHAGSYLTRAKTLTDRPVKQAVIAASALSLIYPGDGIEGYSQEQFVADLVNEAEADIRGSLDAGADSVQIDFTEGRLSLKLDPSGGLLRQFVELNNAVLDRFTAEERAKIGVHTCPGGDQDSVHSLDVDYAGLLPALFDLKAGRFFVQLASEADPERALRVIAEHLKADQRVFVGVIDPIDPRVETAEEVRDRVLTAAKYVPAERLGTCDDCGFSPFADDTSTSRDIAFAKIAARVEGTRLASEKLG; encoded by the coding sequence ATGACCCTGCCCACCGAACCGATCGGCAGCATCCCGCGTCCCGCCTCCCTCCTCGAAGGCCTCGGCGAGTTCGCCGCGGGCCGGATCGACGCCGCCGCGCTCGCCGAGCTCGAGAGCCGGGCGCTGGCCGACACGATCCGCCGGTTCGAGGAGACCGGCTCACCGGTGCTGACCGACGGGGAGCAGGGCAAGCCGAGCTTCGCGACGTACCCGCTGGCCGGGCTCGAAGCCCTGGCGCCCGACGGCGTCGTCATCCCGTTCGCCGACGGGCACACCCGGCAGCTGCCGCGGCTCACCGCCGGCCCGTTCCGCTACGCGACGCACGCCGGCTCGTACCTGACGCGCGCGAAAACGCTTACCGATCGGCCCGTCAAGCAGGCGGTGATCGCCGCGTCCGCGCTCTCGCTGATCTACCCGGGCGACGGCATCGAGGGGTACTCGCAGGAGCAGTTCGTCGCCGACCTGGTGAACGAGGCCGAGGCGGACATCCGGGGCAGCCTCGACGCGGGCGCGGACAGCGTGCAGATCGACTTCACCGAAGGGCGGCTGTCGCTGAAGCTCGACCCGTCCGGCGGGCTGCTGCGCCAGTTCGTCGAGCTGAACAACGCCGTGCTCGACCGGTTCACCGCCGAGGAGCGCGCGAAGATCGGCGTCCACACGTGCCCGGGCGGCGACCAGGACTCCGTGCACAGCCTCGACGTCGACTACGCGGGCCTGCTGCCGGCGTTGTTCGACCTCAAGGCCGGCCGCTTCTTCGTCCAGCTGGCCAGCGAAGCCGACCCGGAGCGCGCGCTGCGGGTGATCGCCGAGCACCTCAAGGCCGATCAGCGGGTCTTCGTCGGGGTCATCGACCCGATCGACCCGCGGGTGGAGACCGCGGAGGAGGTCCGGGACCGGGTGCTCACCGCGGCGAAGTACGTGCCGGCCGAGCGGCTCGGCACCTGCGACGACTGCGGGTTCTCGCCGTTCGCCGACGACACGTCGACTTCGCGAGACATCGCGTTCGCGAAGATCGCGGCGCGGGTCGAGGGCACGCGGCTGGCGTCGGAGAAGCTCGGCTGA
- a CDS encoding DUF3040 domain-containing protein, whose translation MLSHHDRTELEKIERNLELSDPELAAALRDGRRPKSRGVRNAVLIFFDVAAVTLLVLGLVLPDPGVTLCGIIALTGTVWTHVARHRI comes from the coding sequence ATGCTCAGTCACCACGACCGCACCGAGCTCGAGAAGATCGAGCGCAACCTGGAGCTCAGTGACCCGGAGCTGGCTGCCGCGTTGCGCGACGGCCGGCGCCCGAAGTCGCGCGGGGTCCGGAACGCCGTCTTGATCTTCTTCGACGTCGCCGCCGTGACGCTGCTGGTCCTGGGCCTGGTGCTGCCCGACCCGGGCGTGACGCTGTGCGGCATCATCGCGCTCACCGGCACCGTCTGGACCCACGTGGCGCGGCACCGGATCTGA
- a CDS encoding DNA polymerase IV — protein sequence MKWVLHVDLDQFIAAVEIARHPELRGKPVVVGGNGDPTERAVVATASYEAREFGVQSGMPLRIAAKRCPDAVFLPSDPDAYLEVSARVMAAVRELPVVVEVLGWDEAFVGAETAEPEALAAAIKEAVARETGLSCAVGIGDNKLRAKLATGFGKPGGIYRLTQENWWEVMAARPTDALWGIGGKTAKKLAELGITTVLDLAGADPAELAARFGPKTGPWLRLLGGGISDAEVSATPWVARSRSRETTFQRDLTDPAEMAAEVTALAKRVAQDVLDEGRPAARVAVKVRFVPFLTHTHSITLPEPTSDAGELDRAAQEVLGMFELTRAVRLLGVRAEFARED from the coding sequence GTGAAGTGGGTCCTGCACGTCGACCTCGACCAGTTCATCGCCGCGGTCGAGATCGCCCGCCACCCCGAGCTGCGCGGGAAGCCGGTCGTGGTCGGCGGCAACGGCGACCCCACCGAGCGCGCGGTCGTCGCGACGGCTTCGTACGAGGCGCGCGAGTTCGGCGTCCAGTCCGGCATGCCGCTGCGGATCGCCGCCAAGCGCTGCCCGGATGCCGTCTTCCTGCCCAGTGACCCGGACGCCTACCTCGAGGTGTCGGCGCGCGTGATGGCCGCGGTCCGGGAGCTGCCGGTCGTGGTCGAGGTGCTGGGCTGGGACGAGGCGTTCGTCGGGGCCGAGACCGCCGAGCCCGAGGCGCTGGCCGCCGCGATCAAGGAGGCGGTGGCACGCGAGACGGGCCTGTCGTGCGCGGTCGGGATCGGGGACAACAAGCTGCGGGCCAAGCTCGCCACCGGGTTCGGCAAGCCGGGCGGGATCTACCGGCTGACGCAGGAGAACTGGTGGGAGGTGATGGCGGCCCGCCCGACCGACGCGCTGTGGGGCATCGGCGGCAAGACGGCGAAGAAGCTCGCCGAGCTGGGCATCACCACGGTCCTGGACCTGGCGGGGGCCGACCCGGCGGAGCTCGCCGCGCGGTTCGGCCCGAAGACCGGCCCGTGGCTGCGGCTGCTCGGCGGCGGCATCAGCGACGCCGAGGTGAGCGCGACACCCTGGGTGGCCCGCTCCCGCAGCCGCGAGACGACGTTCCAGCGCGACCTGACGGACCCGGCGGAGATGGCCGCCGAGGTCACGGCGCTGGCCAAGCGCGTCGCCCAGGACGTCCTCGACGAGGGCCGCCCGGCGGCGCGGGTCGCGGTCAAGGTGCGGTTCGTGCCGTTCCTGACCCACACGCACAGCATCACGCTGCCGGAGCCGACGTCGGACGCGGGCGAGCTCGACCGCGCGGCACAGGAGGTGCTCGGGATGTTCGAGCTGACCCGCGCGGTGCGGCTGCTGGGCGTGCGGGCGGAATTCGCGCGCGAGGACTAG
- a CDS encoding DUF3592 domain-containing protein, which yields MPSSRRWRTIAAVTAYASIMVTAILAARDGRGGTAFVTVLLITFGCFLWWQAGTALGVTELAWRRRGIKVAGRIVDYDDGSDGSGNFPVIEYTTVDGGVHRHRADVGRWRRTGSGEVEVTYDPERPQRVRERLTPWHVFVGCAILAGGCLMFWMAVDGLRLAFPWFRL from the coding sequence GTGCCGAGCTCCCGGAGATGGCGGACGATCGCGGCGGTCACGGCCTACGCGTCGATCATGGTCACCGCCATCTTGGCCGCCCGCGACGGCCGCGGCGGCACCGCTTTCGTCACCGTGCTGCTGATCACCTTCGGCTGCTTCCTGTGGTGGCAGGCGGGAACAGCGCTGGGTGTCACCGAGCTGGCTTGGCGGCGCCGGGGCATCAAGGTCGCCGGCCGGATCGTGGACTACGACGACGGCAGCGACGGGTCGGGCAATTTCCCCGTCATCGAGTACACGACGGTGGACGGTGGGGTTCACCGGCACCGAGCCGACGTGGGCAGGTGGCGCCGCACCGGGTCCGGCGAGGTGGAGGTCACGTATGACCCCGAACGGCCACAGCGGGTCCGGGAGCGGCTGACCCCCTGGCACGTCTTCGTCGGCTGCGCGATCCTGGCCGGCGGATGCCTCATGTTCTGGATGGCCGTCGACGGCCTGCGGCTCGCTTTCCCATGGTTCCGGCTCTAG
- a CDS encoding TetR/AcrR family transcriptional regulator: MTKVDGRATRWAGQQERRRAEFVDAALAAIAEHGPDVSTEQIAERAGVARTRLYRHFDGAEDLRRAIAQRAAELVTADLAPLWHPEGSPNEMISTVISTHLRWLTEHAPLHRYLACAQPAAADDRPDVRGAIARHLSRLFTGYLTELGLDPAPADTIAFGLVGYVESATTRWLDHPGTLSLPQLTAQLTGTIWAMLDHTLRAGGVELDPDRPLPLPEGL; encoded by the coding sequence GTGACCAAGGTCGACGGACGGGCGACACGCTGGGCGGGCCAGCAGGAACGGCGGCGCGCGGAGTTCGTCGACGCCGCACTGGCCGCCATCGCCGAGCACGGCCCGGACGTGTCCACGGAGCAGATCGCCGAACGCGCCGGCGTGGCGCGCACGCGCCTGTACCGGCACTTCGACGGCGCGGAAGACCTCCGGCGCGCGATCGCGCAGCGGGCGGCCGAGCTGGTGACGGCCGACCTGGCGCCGCTGTGGCACCCCGAGGGCTCGCCGAACGAGATGATCTCCACGGTGATTTCGACGCACCTGCGCTGGCTGACCGAGCACGCCCCCCTGCACCGCTACCTCGCCTGCGCGCAGCCGGCCGCCGCGGACGACCGCCCGGACGTCCGCGGGGCGATCGCCCGCCACCTCAGCCGGCTGTTCACCGGCTACCTGACGGAGCTCGGGCTCGACCCGGCCCCGGCGGACACGATCGCGTTCGGCCTGGTCGGCTACGTCGAATCGGCGACGACCCGCTGGCTGGACCACCCGGGAACGCTCAGCCTGCCCCAGCTGACCGCCCAGCTCACGGGCACGATCTGGGCGATGCTGGACCACACGCTGCGCGCGGGCGGCGTCGAGCTGGACCCGGACCGGCCGCTGCCGCTGCCCGAGGGGCTGTAG